In Dermacentor andersoni chromosome 4, qqDerAnde1_hic_scaffold, whole genome shotgun sequence, the following proteins share a genomic window:
- the LOC126537713 gene encoding uncharacterized protein, producing the protein MLSAGNSVSAPGRGSSTPFLTEDASYKVVLPRLPTGNDVLNSIFLHADLSGRPYRAPDFRDALLEVVNTSDIVGVGQYQMSHVWMVTCASSAAKQTLVACGELRVKGLKCMVIDPETKNIKLKLLWLPPHLEPRRVEEAFQRYGQVKSVEREVWRCTGMEQWVTTNREVSLVLKDTITVSSIPHIMSIYGHQCLVLIPGRPPLCLRCKRVGHVRRQCRTPRCLQCHRFGHSADACVSTYANKLRSGQYNADEPQLDHLMDSTEVVDATGETTGGIRDEDQESLKPTPSSHTSPSNTSEATGEDDSVCPPGLASLKEKPPDDKEEEEEAMDISQARKRPAPFNDEATASALQAPEKVSPIAQRPPSPGNNVPRRFYQRSQESATKKSKGSKTTDLPVAKGDETQKL; encoded by the coding sequence ATGCTCTCTGCTGGAAACAGCGTATCGGCCCCAGGCCGAGGATCGTCGACCCCGTTTTTGACCGAAGATGCAAGTTACAAAGTTGTCCTCCCGCGTCTACCAACCGGTAACGACGTTTTGAATTCTATCTTCCTTCATGCGGACTTGAGTGGCAGACCATACCGTGCTCCTGACTTCCGAGATGCTCTGCTTGAGGTAGTGAATACTTCAGATATTGTAGGTGTCGGACAGTATCAAATGAGCCATGTATGGATGGTTACTTGCGCTAGCAGTGCGGCAAAACAAACTCTCGTCGCTTGTGGTGAGCTCCGTGTCAAAGGGCTGAAGTGCATGGTGATAGATCCGGAGACTAAAAACATCAAGCTTAAATTACTATGGCTTCCACCTCACCTTGAACCACGACGCGTTGAAGAGGCGTTCCAGAGATATGGTCAGGTGAAGTCGGTGGAGAGAGAAGTATGGAGGTGCACTGGTATGGAACAGTGGGTGACAACAAACCGGGAGGTTTCCTTGGTGCTCAAGGACACTATCACCGTAAGCTCAATACCGCACATTATGTCCATTTATGGACACCAGTGCCTCGTACTTATCCCCGGTAGGCCTCCGCTGTGCCTTCGTTGCAAGCGTGTGGGACACGTTCGTCGACAATGCAGAACACCGAGATGCTTACAGTGCCACCGATTTGGTCACTCAGCGGACGCCTGCGTGTCCACATACGCCAATAAGCTTCGTTCTGGGCAATATAACGCAGACGAGCCACAACTGGACCATCTCATGGATTCTACAGAGGTAGTAGATGCCACCGGAGAGACTACAGGTGGCATTAGGGACGAAGACCAGGAGTCCTTGAAGCCAACGCCAAGCAGTCACACCAGCCCAAGTAATACTAGCGAGGCTACAGGCGAGGATGACTCAGTTTGCCCACCTGGCCTagcaagccttaaagaaaagccccctgatgacaaggaagaagaggaagaggcgatggacataaGTCAGGCAAGGAAACGTCCGGCACCATTCAACGACGAAGCAACAGCAAGTGCACTACAGGCGCCCGAGAAAGTGTCTCCTATTGCTCAGCGACCTCCCTCTCCTGGTAATAATGTGCCGCGCCGGTTTTATCAGCGTAGTCAGGAGAGTGCCACAAAGAAGTCCAAAGGGAGCAAGACCACAGATTTACCTGTGGCCAAGGGCGATGAAACACAAAAGCTTTAG